One window from the genome of Puniceicoccales bacterium encodes:
- a CDS encoding AMP-binding protein: MKEKTKTHCSRSTNIAEMIDRLAETQPDSWAVMIPRRDLFRRLSYEKIPFSRLNQDIDRVIVNLSAAGVCYGSRILMMLKPSYEFICVFFSLLRLGAVPILIDPGIGPWTFFSCAKHSRPEFVIGEKFALMMLKFYRLPGIRSLLPKSKLFAKSLPSEVPKPAIIDPDAIAAVLFTSGSTGIPKGVVYRHRHFLAQLNILKNLYKIGEKEVDLTLLPVFMLFNPVLGRATVLPEIDPSSPAKLDPKKFVQAAITVKATSSFASPILWKKIARYCHIRGITLDDFRFIFLAGVSAGAATVKMIKKIAPNAEIHTPYGATEALPICDLEADEIISVADLESCGAGVCVGYPVDGVNVKVIKSVDTRVPLMESDMVLPTGHVGEIIVSGGAVTEEYDDLELETSMAKIYDVTVTWHRTGDLGFFDQRGRLWFCGRKSERVEVGDEIYYPECVEPLFMQHSAVERVALIKCKNYTTITPAIAVLPKHGFFPRFFWQRRKFSMELRSIASKYPKTKKINKFFFCKAFPVDVRHNSKINRVLLSKIR; this comes from the coding sequence GTGAAGGAAAAAACTAAAACCCATTGCAGTAGAAGCACTAATATAGCGGAGATGATAGACAGACTGGCCGAAACCCAGCCGGACAGCTGGGCCGTAATGATTCCACGGCGTGATCTATTTAGGCGGTTGAGCTATGAAAAAATTCCATTCTCCAGGCTAAATCAAGATATCGACAGGGTTATTGTTAATCTTTCTGCCGCAGGTGTTTGCTATGGCTCGCGAATTTTGATGATGCTTAAACCAAGCTATGAATTCATCTGTGTATTTTTTTCACTTTTACGCCTGGGAGCTGTTCCGATCCTGATAGATCCTGGGATAGGCCCGTGGACATTTTTTAGCTGTGCAAAACATTCCAGGCCGGAATTTGTAATAGGTGAAAAATTTGCACTGATGATGTTAAAATTCTATAGATTGCCCGGGATCAGGTCGCTTCTTCCAAAATCGAAGCTCTTTGCCAAATCTTTGCCTTCGGAGGTTCCGAAGCCGGCAATAATTGATCCAGATGCCATTGCCGCTGTGTTGTTTACATCCGGCTCAACGGGTATTCCGAAGGGCGTAGTTTATAGGCATAGGCATTTTTTGGCCCAGCTGAATATTTTGAAAAATTTGTATAAAATCGGTGAAAAAGAAGTGGATTTGACACTTTTGCCAGTGTTTATGCTGTTTAATCCGGTGCTGGGGCGTGCGACGGTTTTGCCGGAAATCGATCCCTCAAGCCCGGCAAAACTTGACCCTAAAAAGTTTGTCCAAGCAGCTATAACTGTCAAAGCAACAAGTAGTTTTGCGTCACCAATTCTGTGGAAGAAGATAGCCAGATACTGTCATATTAGGGGCATAACACTGGATGATTTTAGATTCATATTTTTGGCCGGGGTTTCCGCCGGCGCGGCCACCGTAAAAATGATCAAAAAAATAGCTCCTAATGCGGAAATTCACACGCCCTACGGTGCCACCGAAGCACTGCCAATCTGTGATCTGGAGGCCGATGAAATAATTTCTGTGGCGGATTTGGAAAGCTGTGGTGCCGGTGTTTGCGTTGGATATCCTGTTGATGGCGTGAATGTTAAGGTAATAAAATCGGTCGATACCCGGGTGCCATTAATGGAGAGTGATATGGTCCTGCCAACGGGCCATGTCGGTGAGATTATTGTAAGCGGAGGCGCTGTAACAGAAGAGTATGATGATCTTGAACTTGAAACTTCTATGGCTAAAATATACGACGTCACCGTGACCTGGCATAGGACCGGTGATCTCGGGTTTTTTGACCAAAGAGGCCGGCTATGGTTCTGTGGTAGAAAATCCGAGCGCGTCGAGGTTGGTGACGAGATTTACTATCCAGAGTGTGTAGAACCTCTATTCATGCAACATAGTGCCGTGGAAAGAGTTGCTCTGATAAAGTGTAAAAATTACACAACGATCACCCCTGCCATTGCAGTTCTTCCAAAGCATGGATTTTTTCCAAGATTCTTTTGGCAAAGGCGAAAATTTTCCATGGAACTGCGTTCAATAGCCAGCAAATACCCTAAAACAAAAAAAATAAATAAGTTCTTCTTTTGCAAGGCATTTCCGGTCGATGTCAGACATAATTCAAAAATAAACCGTGTGTTGTTGTCAAAAATTAGGTGA
- the surE gene encoding 5'/3'-nucleotidase SurE, which produces MVASVLITNDDGIDSAALMALVKSFVSNDWDVFVVAPSEEQSGVGRSMGLSKEFFSRKVSLSGCNAWAINGTPSDCVNIALGNLLQKKPDLVISGINWGLNITVPIIFSSGTVGGAMEGFCWGVPSIAFSQGLPDQKEHYLQRRIDYINHPGLMSVIKISADIAVDIATELVASKKVELHNVNFPYPTKPSTPVKKTRLADITLNNGTDFGAYGSLYELVGDKFIFKFPSGDFSGLNFSEGSDVSCLAQYNISDSIISIRKLCTF; this is translated from the coding sequence GTGGTGGCTAGTGTGTTGATTACCAATGATGATGGGATCGATTCGGCGGCATTAATGGCGTTGGTCAAAAGTTTTGTCTCTAATGATTGGGATGTTTTTGTTGTGGCGCCAAGCGAGGAACAAAGCGGTGTTGGGCGTTCCATGGGATTGAGCAAAGAATTTTTTTCCCGGAAAGTTTCTTTAAGTGGTTGCAATGCATGGGCGATTAATGGTACGCCGAGCGATTGTGTGAACATCGCTCTGGGAAATCTTTTACAAAAAAAACCAGATTTGGTTATTTCTGGCATCAACTGGGGGTTAAATATAACAGTCCCAATTATATTCAGTTCAGGTACCGTTGGTGGTGCCATGGAAGGTTTTTGCTGGGGCGTGCCGTCAATCGCTTTTTCCCAAGGACTTCCGGATCAAAAAGAGCATTATCTACAGCGCAGGATTGATTATATAAATCACCCGGGCCTGATGAGTGTAATAAAAATTTCTGCCGATATAGCCGTTGATATCGCAACGGAACTTGTTGCGAGTAAGAAGGTTGAGCTTCATAATGTAAATTTTCCATATCCGACAAAACCTTCCACTCCGGTGAAAAAAACACGGCTGGCGGATATAACTCTGAATAATGGCACGGACTTTGGAGCCTATGGGTCATTGTATGAGCTGGTTGGTGACAAATTTATATTCAAATTCCCTTCGGGTGATTTCAGTGGCTTGAATTTTTCCGAAGGTAGCGACGTGTCATGCCTGGCCCAGTACAACATAAGTGATTCTATCATAAGTATTAGAAAGCTGTGTACATTTTAA
- a CDS encoding MarC family protein, with translation MNLFVETTVSIYTILSPVIGAAIMIGMTPTATPDERIRISRQACLVAGSLLIVFAVAGNFIMETVFRISTHAFQVGGGMYLLTIAVGMVIAKEAKEAKEEKTGDSQGKPVQQVSGNIAITPIGTPLLTGPGTITATLVKKSSIPNNFSSMAVFFTAMIFVIFLSYLTFVISCKFANLLTPKVLGVIEKITGLILICIALESIIAGTSTFLRLL, from the coding sequence ATGAACTTGTTTGTAGAAACAACTGTCAGTATTTATACTATTTTGTCTCCGGTTATCGGGGCCGCTATTATGATTGGAATGACGCCAACGGCGACGCCGGACGAGCGAATCCGTATCTCAAGACAGGCCTGCCTTGTGGCCGGGTCATTGCTGATTGTGTTTGCCGTGGCCGGAAATTTTATAATGGAGACGGTGTTCAGGATATCTACCCACGCCTTCCAGGTGGGCGGAGGCATGTATCTGCTGACCATAGCTGTTGGCATGGTAATAGCTAAAGAAGCTAAAGAAGCTAAAGAAGAAAAGACTGGTGATTCTCAAGGCAAACCGGTACAACAGGTTAGCGGTAATATCGCCATAACTCCAATCGGGACGCCTTTGCTTACCGGTCCGGGCACAATAACCGCCACATTGGTCAAAAAGTCTAGTATTCCAAATAATTTTTCCAGTATGGCAGTTTTTTTTACCGCCATGATATTTGTCATATTCCTGTCCTATCTGACCTTCGTTATTTCGTGCAAGTTTGCTAACTTGTTGACTCCGAAGGTACTCGGTGTCATTGAGAAAATTACAGGTCTGATTCTTATCTGCATAGCCCTTGAATCGATAATCGCCGGCACGTCCACATTTTTGCGCTTGTTATAA
- the rsmA gene encoding 16S rRNA (adenine(1518)-N(6)/adenine(1519)-N(6))-dimethyltransferase RsmA has translation MFGLKSTLSVLKDIGCAPNKRLGQNFLIDPNMIKKSVQLAGIQAGDNVVEIGPGLGALTMGLLDAGAKVFAVEYDRALYSFLCKNFSQNGLFSLLNGDAVEFPVAGLPDDVFDYKIVSNLPYAISTAWLDGVLGRDFLPKIMVLMLQRETVSRFTSSPDCKNFGAISLFLNSAYSIECIHNVSRKCFYPEPKVDSSLLVLRKMEQPYIFFLKTKSLIRFLFNYRRKQIGSTLKICEAEDGPFLKKALQTSGIDYTSRPENVPIETWQKLDKELRQLL, from the coding sequence ATGTTTGGCCTGAAATCCACCCTATCCGTGTTGAAAGATATCGGTTGCGCTCCCAATAAAAGACTTGGCCAAAATTTTCTAATCGATCCGAATATGATAAAAAAATCTGTGCAGCTGGCCGGAATCCAGGCCGGCGATAATGTGGTCGAGATTGGTCCTGGCCTCGGAGCTCTTACCATGGGTTTGCTGGACGCCGGTGCAAAAGTCTTTGCTGTGGAATATGATAGAGCGTTGTATTCATTTTTATGTAAAAATTTTTCGCAAAATGGGCTGTTTTCGCTGCTCAATGGTGATGCGGTGGAGTTTCCGGTGGCCGGGTTGCCGGATGATGTTTTTGATTACAAAATAGTTTCAAACCTACCCTATGCGATTTCAACGGCCTGGCTCGATGGTGTCCTGGGCCGTGATTTTTTACCAAAAATTATGGTGTTAATGCTTCAAAGGGAAACGGTTAGCAGATTTACATCATCCCCCGATTGTAAAAATTTCGGTGCAATATCCCTGTTTCTGAACTCGGCCTATTCGATAGAATGTATACATAATGTGTCAAGAAAATGTTTTTATCCCGAGCCAAAGGTGGATTCATCACTGCTTGTCCTGAGAAAAATGGAGCAACCCTATATTTTTTTTCTGAAAACCAAATCTTTGATCCGGTTCCTGTTCAACTACAGAAGGAAACAGATCGGCAGCACATTAAAAATATGCGAGGCAGAAGATGGCCCATTTCTTAAAAAAGCACTTCAAACATCTGGAATAGACTATACGTCCAGGCCTGAAAATGTCCCCATTGAGACCTGGCAAAAACTGGATAAGGAACTTAGGCAACTTCTCTGA